GGGGATCGATTCATCTTGCTTGGGCTGAACTACCTCGGCAGGCTTGCTGACCACCCATACCGCAAACGCAACAACCGCCGCACACGTGGCCAGCGCCACCACGCCGGCCCATAATCGTCTGCGCGCACGCGATTCCGTGTTTGCCACGATCACCGGTTCAGCGCGCGCGGCCCACGCAGGCGGCGCCAACTCCGCTATCTCGGCCATGACTGCGTCTGTCGTGCGTTCCGTTTGTGCGTCGCGCACCATCGCGAGTGTCGCGTCGGACAGATCAAAGCCCGTGCGCAACCCGCGGAGTTCCGCTTCGAGTTCGAGCAGCGCAAGGTGCTCCGCTTCCGCTTCGGCATCAGCCGCAATGAGCGCGTCGAGTTCCGCGCCCTCGGCGTCTGTAAGGGCGTGATCGATCAGGCGCAAGGTGAGTTCGGCGATGCGGGTCATGCGTCGTTGAGCTTGTTCTGGATACAGTCACGCAACCGGAACCGGATGCGCGAAATCATTCGCTGAACGGCCTCGGGCGTCTGCCCCTGTTTCTCGGCTATGGCCTCGAAAGTCAGGCCCTTTTCGTACCGCAAGTTCACGAGTACGGCGTCGCGCGGCGGGAGTTGCTCTCGGCACCCTCGGAGCGCCTCGACGAAGCTCTCGGAATCATCGTTCGTCGAGCCGGCTTCGGCCCGGAGGCGTTCTGCGAGCCGTTCGCGGTACACGGCCAATCGCCGGTCCTCGCGCCCCGCGCTCCGCAGCTCTTTCCGCAAGCGGTTCCGGGCGACCGTGCGCACCCACGCGCCGAAGTCCGTACCGGGCGCGTACTGGTCCAAATGAAAGTAAGCGTCCACGAACACTTGTTGCACGAGATTTTCGGTCGCGTCGCGGTCCCGGAGCACGGCCGCCGCGATGCGCCACACACTTTCCTGATACAGGCGCACCAATCCCGCGAACGCCGGGGTGTCACCGGCGAGCACTTCCGCCACAATCCGGTCGGCTTCGGGAGTCACCGGTCCGGTCTGTTCCGAGTCGTGTTCCACAATCAGTAAGAGGAATCCCGCAGCCGGGGGCGATCAGACAC
This region of Gemmata massiliana genomic DNA includes:
- a CDS encoding sigma-70 family RNA polymerase sigma factor — translated: MTPEADRIVAEVLAGDTPAFAGLVRLYQESVWRIAAAVLRDRDATENLVQQVFVDAYFHLDQYAPGTDFGAWVRTVARNRLRKELRSAGREDRRLAVYRERLAERLRAEAGSTNDDSESFVEALRGCREQLPPRDAVLVNLRYEKGLTFEAIAEKQGQTPEAVQRMISRIRFRLRDCIQNKLNDA